The genomic segment GCGCTCAGCGGGCGGTTCAACATCCTGCGTGCGGCGGCTTTCGTGCTGAGGCTGCTCGCCGACATCGTGCTGGCGTCGCTCCAGATCGCCTGGTCGGCCATCAAGCCGCACTACCGGCCGAGCAACGCCATCATCGCTGTGCCGCTGCGCACGCGATCCGACCTCGTGATGACCTTCACGGCCGAAGCGGTTTCGCTCGTGCCCGGATCGATCGTGATCGACGTCGACCGTGAGGCGGCCATCCTCTACCTGCACGCGTTCAACGTGCGGTCGGTCGACGACCTGCCCGCGCTGAAGCGCTCGGTTCTCGCCACGGAGCGCCGGCTGATCCTCGCGGCGGGGTCGTCCGACGACCTGGCGCGACTGGATGCGCCAGAAGGGAGCACCCCATGATCGTCGTCGTCGTCATCGCCGGGCTTCTGTTCGCGGCCGGGGCCGTCGGGGCGGTCTGGCGCATCATCCGGGGCCCCTCGGCGCTCGACCGGATCATCGCGTCCGACGTGCTCGTCGCCACCTCCATGTGCGCGATCGGCGCCGAGATGGCGATCAACCGGCACACCGACACCCTGCCGGTGCTGCTCGGACTCGCCCTGTTCGGCATCGTCGGATCGGTGAGCGCGGCCCGTTTCCTCGCCTCGAGGGACGACACATGACCGGCCCGCTCGACCTCGGTTTCGACTTCGACCTGCGCGACGTGATCACGTCGGTGCTCGTGCTGCTCGCGG from the Herbiconiux aconitum genome contains:
- a CDS encoding Na+/H+ antiporter subunit E; translation: MRARIASSLVPFLGLVLLWMLLWGEFTWLSLLTGLLLALLVSIVFYLPAVALSGRFNILRAAAFVLRLLADIVLASLQIAWSAIKPHYRPSNAIIAVPLRTRSDLVMTFTAEAVSLVPGSIVIDVDREAAILYLHAFNVRSVDDLPALKRSVLATERRLILAAGSSDDLARLDAPEGSTP
- a CDS encoding monovalent cation/H+ antiporter complex subunit F, which produces MIVVVVIAGLLFAAGAVGAVWRIIRGPSALDRIIASDVLVATSMCAIGAEMAINRHTDTLPVLLGLALFGIVGSVSAARFLASRDDT